The Flaviramulus sp. BrNp1-15 genome includes the window GCACCTACAGCTAGAGCAGCATCAACTTCATTAAGGTTATTCATATAGTAATTATAACGCTCACGTTGTGTGGCAAAGGTTTCAACTATCAATTCAAATAAAGCTTGTTTTGCATGTCCATAACCATACCCGCCATTTTCATAATTTGCTTTCATTTCAGCTATTTGAGTATCACTGGCTAGTAAACTATAAATTGCAAAACAGTTACAAGTGCTCCAATCTTTAGGTTCTTCAAGTGGTGTGCTATCCGTTTGAATACCCATAATTTGCTTGCGTAGTTTTTTGTCATCTAAAAATATGTTGATGATGTTATTTCTACTTTTACTCATTTTTTCACCATCGGTTCCAGGAATAAGCATGGTGTTTTTTTGCACTTCTGCCTTAGGTAAAACAAAAATTTCTCCAACTTTTGCGTGAAAACGAGAGGCTACATCGCGTGTCATTTCTATATGCTGTTCTTGGTCTTTTCCAACAGGAATAATTTCTGCATCGTACAATAAAATATCGGCAGCCATTAGCATTGGGTAAGTAAATAAACCAGAGTTTACATCTTCTAATCTATCTGCTTTATCTTTAAAACTGTGTGCTAAGGTTAAGCGTTGGTATGGAAAAAAACAGCTTAAATACCAAGACAACTCGGTTACTTGTGGCACATCACTTTGTCTGTAAAACACTGTTTTTTCAATATCTAAGCCAAAAGCTAACCAAGTTGCAGCTGTAGAATAGGTATTATTACGCAAAGTTTTTGCATCTTTAATTTGAGTTAATGTGTGCAGATTTGCAATAAATAAATAGGAATCATTTTCTGGATTTTCCGCCATTTTTATAGCTGGAATAATTGCGCCTAAAATATTTCCTAAATGTGGTGTTCCTGTACTTTGTATGCCTGTAAGTATTCTTGCCATAATTTTATTCCCACGAAAGTGGGAATCTCATTAAAGTTAATCTTAAATTTTCTTCTTCGAGCAAAGGTAATTTTTTTAATAGAATTGCTCAATACAATTGTGTATTTTTGGCTGCGATGAAGATTTTTAAATATATTTTCTGGGTATTGTACCGCATTTGGTTCTATGTTCTTGTGGCTTTACCAATTATAGTTTTATTTCCAGTGCTTTTATTATCTATTTCAAAGGAATCGTGGTATCCATATTTTTTTAGGCTTGCACGCTTTTGGGCAAAATTTATTTTAATAGGAATGGGTTTTGCTTATCGTATTGAACGCCAACAAGCTCCAGAAAAAGGTAAAAGTTATATGTTTATAGCCAACCATACTTCTATGGCAGATATTATGCTGATGTTGGTATCGGTTAAAAACCCTTTTGTTTTTGTTGGTAAGAAGGAATTGGCTAAAATTCCACTTTTTGGGTTTTTCTACAAGCGTACTTGTATTTTGGTAGATAGAAGTTCTCCAAAAAGCAGGCAAGCGGTTTTTTTAAGAGCGCAACGTAGATTAAAATCTGGATTGAGTATTTGTATCTTCCCAGAAGGTGGTGTTCCTGAAGAACAAATAGTGTTAGACGAGTTTAAAGATGGTGCATTTAGGTTAGCTATTAATCATCAAATTCCCATCGTTCCCATAACATTTGCCGATAATAAAAAGCGTTTTTCATATACTTTTTTTAGTGGAGGCCCTGGAAGAATGCGCGTAAAAATCCATGAATTTTTATCAACTAAAGGCTTAAAGATTGAAGACACTAAAGCTTTAAAAGAAAAGTCGAGAGAAATTATCTTAAACCAATTGCAGGCCTTTAACTCTTAGAAATTTTATAAGATCCCGCTTTAAAGACGGGATTAGTTCAACTTACAATTTTGAAAGTCTATCAAAATAGAGTTTCACTAATAAAAAACTGCCCGAGGGGTCGAGCAGTTTTTTTCGATATGCATTTTTGAGCTTAATTAAAAACACATATCCAGATCTAACCAAAAACCTAGAACTTTATAGCAAATCCGGTATAAACACCAATAATAAATGGTGTAAAATTACCTGAAGTATTTTTAAAAGTATTGAGTTGATATTTAAACATAGGCTCTAAATTCAAATCTATTTTTTTAGACATTTTATAGTTAAAACCTAATCCAAAATTAGCACTGTAACTTACTTTATTTATATTGCTAGCTTCACCTAAAAAGGTTCTGTTACCATTCTCTGTTTCAGAATATATTTCATTATCATTTAAAAAGAACGAACTAAAACCACCAATAACATTAACCCCTAATTTTTTATCAGAAAGCTTATATTGAATTTCTAAAGGAACCTCAATGTATCCTAAAGATTGATTAATAGATGTATTTGTTGTTTTTAAAGATTCGGGTAATCTGGCAGCACTTAAACTTTCAAAACTGGTAACTGGAGCAACATCTGATGATAGAGCGTTACTACCACCATTATTACTTGGGCTAACATTTTGTAATGCTCTACTGCTAGAACTAAGGCCTACGGATTGAAACACAACTACATCGTTTGTGTTGTACCCCAAATTAACTTTGTTTATACCAGAACGAACAGTTAACTTGTTGTTTATAGCATAACTGGCAGAAAGTCCATAACTCATATTAAGCTCTCCAGATTTAGCGTTGTTATTAAACTGTGGATCGATTGAAGAGCCATTACCCAAGGTGTTAAAATAAACAGGCGCAGCATTTGGGGCAATACTCCACCTGTTGTTGGCTTCCTCTTCTTCAATAATTTCTTTGTTTTTTTCTAAAACCTCTTCTATAGTAAGATCTTCTTTATTTGTGTTGTTTTCGGCTAAAGCGTCTTTTTCTTCATCTTTTGTTTTAGCTATAGCTGTATTGTTTTTTGATGAATCTTGAATAAGTTCTTTTACTTTTTCTTTGTTAATTAGTACGTCTTCATTTTTTTCTTCGTTAGATGATATAGCAACCGCATTTTTTTGTGCTTTATTTTGATTATTATAATCAACACTTTTTTCTTCTTTTGAAAGATTTGCAATAGCGTTATTATTTACAGAAGGCACTAATTTATTATTAGGGTCTAAAGGCTTGTTTTTATCCTGATTTAATTTACTTTCATTTTTGTTTTTTGAAGCAGAACGTTCAACAAGAGAAGATTCATTTGAAGGCGCTATTTTATTTAAAGGAACTTCATTAAAATTAGAATCATCAGATGGATTTTTTGTTTTCTCTTTAGATGAATCTGTGTTGTCGGTAACCACATTTTCTTTTTCAGATACAGTTTCTAAACCTTCAATTGTGTTTTTATTCTTCGTGTTTACTTCATTAGTAGAAGATTCTTCGGTTTCAACAACCTGATTTGTTTGAATGTCTTCAGGTGAATTAAAATAAACACCACCAATAGTTAAAAGTAACAGCAATAGAGCAGCTATACCTGCGTATTGCCACCAAATAGGAATAACAACACGTCGTTTTTTCTTTTTCTTGTTAAGCTTTGCTTCTATATTTTCCCAAACAGCATCGGTAGGAGTGGCTTCAAAGTCTTTTAAGCCTTCCTGAAATAATCTGTCTATATGTTTCTTATCACTCATTATAATGATTGTGAATGTTGTATTGTTTTGTAATCTTCAATTGTCTGTTTCAAAATTTGTCTAGCACGTGCTAAATTAGATTTTGAAGTCCCTACATTTATATTAAGCATACTTGCGATTTCTTTATGTGAATAGCCATCTAAAACATAGAGGTTAAAAACCAACCTGTATCTATCTGGTAATTCTTGAATGATTTTTAAAAGATAATCGATGGAAACTGCGTTATCATCAACTTCTAATTCAACATCTTCAATTATGCTTTCATTTATTATGTCAAAAACTTTTTCGTTTCGGTAACGCTGTAACGCTGTGTTTATGGTAATGCGTTTTAACCATCCCTCAAAAGAGCCTTTATTTTTATACTGTTCAATTTTTTTAAAAATTGTTAAAAATGCGTCTTGCAAATTATCTTCTGCTTCGGCATAGTTGCGCGAATACTTCAAGCAAATAGCAAATAGTTTACTCGAAAAGAGTTTGTATAATTCGCCTTGTGCTTTAGTATCATCAATTTTACAATTTTCTATGAGTTGATTTAAACTCAAATTAAAAACATGTATTAATTAATACTTAAACTTTAATCTATAACGGGTACTTCAATAGTTAAATATTGCGATTCCCCATCGGTGTCTTCACCCTGCCAAAATTTAAAAATATACGATCCATTACTGGTTACTATAAAATTAAATGTGGCTTCTACTAAGTCATCTTCAAGAGTTTCACAGTTTGTATTATCAAAAACATAGGTTACAGGTGCTACTGTGCGCTCGTTGTTCTCTTTATAGTAATAAAACTCTTTAAAAGCATGGCATGTTGTAGGTCTGAAATAATGAATTGTTATTGGGTACGTTTCTCCTAATTCAAACTCATCGGGTATGTCTACACTTTCAACAGGTAAAACTTCGAAGCTGTAATTTG containing:
- the trpS gene encoding tryptophan--tRNA ligase — protein: MARILTGIQSTGTPHLGNILGAIIPAIKMAENPENDSYLFIANLHTLTQIKDAKTLRNNTYSTAATWLAFGLDIEKTVFYRQSDVPQVTELSWYLSCFFPYQRLTLAHSFKDKADRLEDVNSGLFTYPMLMAADILLYDAEIIPVGKDQEQHIEMTRDVASRFHAKVGEIFVLPKAEVQKNTMLIPGTDGEKMSKSRNNIINIFLDDKKLRKQIMGIQTDSTPLEEPKDWSTCNCFAIYSLLASDTQIAEMKANYENGGYGYGHAKQALFELIVETFATQRERYNYYMNNLNEVDAALAVGAKKASLVANEVLNRVREKVGY
- a CDS encoding 1-acyl-sn-glycerol-3-phosphate acyltransferase, whose translation is MKIFKYIFWVLYRIWFYVLVALPIIVLFPVLLLSISKESWYPYFFRLARFWAKFILIGMGFAYRIERQQAPEKGKSYMFIANHTSMADIMLMLVSVKNPFVFVGKKELAKIPLFGFFYKRTCILVDRSSPKSRQAVFLRAQRRLKSGLSICIFPEGGVPEEQIVLDEFKDGAFRLAINHQIPIVPITFADNKKRFSYTFFSGGPGRMRVKIHEFLSTKGLKIEDTKALKEKSREIILNQLQAFNS
- a CDS encoding outer membrane beta-barrel protein, giving the protein MSDKKHIDRLFQEGLKDFEATPTDAVWENIEAKLNKKKKKRRVVIPIWWQYAGIAALLLLLLTIGGVYFNSPEDIQTNQVVETEESSTNEVNTKNKNTIEGLETVSEKENVVTDNTDSSKEKTKNPSDDSNFNEVPLNKIAPSNESSLVERSASKNKNESKLNQDKNKPLDPNNKLVPSVNNNAIANLSKEEKSVDYNNQNKAQKNAVAISSNEEKNEDVLINKEKVKELIQDSSKNNTAIAKTKDEEKDALAENNTNKEDLTIEEVLEKNKEIIEEEEANNRWSIAPNAAPVYFNTLGNGSSIDPQFNNNAKSGELNMSYGLSASYAINNKLTVRSGINKVNLGYNTNDVVVFQSVGLSSSSRALQNVSPSNNGGSNALSSDVAPVTSFESLSAARLPESLKTTNTSINQSLGYIEVPLEIQYKLSDKKLGVNVIGGFSSFFLNDNEIYSETENGNRTFLGEASNINKVSYSANFGLGFNYKMSKKIDLNLEPMFKYQLNTFKNTSGNFTPFIIGVYTGFAIKF
- a CDS encoding RNA polymerase sigma factor, whose protein sequence is MSLNQLIENCKIDDTKAQGELYKLFSSKLFAICLKYSRNYAEAEDNLQDAFLTIFKKIEQYKNKGSFEGWLKRITINTALQRYRNEKVFDIINESIIEDVELEVDDNAVSIDYLLKIIQELPDRYRLVFNLYVLDGYSHKEIASMLNINVGTSKSNLARARQILKQTIEDYKTIQHSQSL